CCATGTGTGGTGCGCGGCTACGGGATTCCGCGAGAGACCCGCGACGGCAGCGCCTCCAGGCGCCGTGTGCCCTTGCGCAGCGGCATCGTGAGCAGGGCCCGGGCGGTGGTGTGCTCGCGCTCGTCAAAATGGGTATCGATGCCGTAGACGAGGCGCGACCGGTCGATCGTCATGAACGTGCCGAAGAGCCGGTCCCACACCGCGAAGACGTTACCGTAGTTGGAGTCCGTGTGCGGCAGCACGTAGTGATGATGAACCTTGTGCATGTCGGGAGACACGACGACCCACGACAGGGCCCGGTCGAGCGCGGCAGGGAGCGCGATGTTCGCGTGGTTGAACTGGCTGAGCACCACGCTCAGGCTCTGATACAGGAACACGAGCCACATCGGGGCGCCGGTGATCGCCACCGCGACCAGCGTGAACACGAAGCGGACAACGCTCTCGCCGGGGTGGTGGCGGTTGGCGGTCGTCGTGTCAACGTGGCGGTCCGAGTGGTGGACGAGATGGAGACGCCAGAGCAGCGGCGTCTTGTGCTCGACGAAATGCGGCAGCCACGCCCCCACGAGATCGAGGACGAGGAGCCCGATGAGAGCCTGCATGGCGAGTGGCAGGGCGGCGAGCCACGGCAGCAGCCCCACCCCGGCCGCTTCTGCCCACGCCGACGTGCGCAGCAGCAGAAACGCGAGCGCGAAGTTGACGACGATTGTCGTGCCGGTGAAGAAGATGTTCACCAGCGCGTGACGCCCCTTGGCGTAGGGCCGCCGGTCGAGCGGGGCCGCCAGTTCCCAGAGCCAGAAGAACGCGATGCCGCCCGCGAGAATAAGTGAGCGGTGGCTGCTGGGAATGGTGGTGAAGTAGGCGACGAGTCCGTCCATGCCCCGGAACATTCCCCGGGTGCTTCGCGCTGTCCAGAGCTCGGCCCCTCCGCGTCCCATTGATCCGATCATGCCGTACGAGGCACGCATGAGAAAATCGCCCGGACCTCGTGCCGTTCGACGATCCCCCTAACAACTCCACCAGTCGGTCGTCTTACGGAGCGATACCCGCACGCCGCGACGTCCCTCGTCTCTTTCCGCCAATGCGACCGATCCTTGCCGCCCTCCTCCTCGGCACCATCCTGTCCGCCTGCTCCAGTGCGGCCACCGAGCCCGACGCAACCCGCCCCACGCCATCAACGCCGCCGTATCCTGTGGGGCAAATGACCGACCAGACCCTCGTGGTCGGTGGGGTGACGCGCCAGTATCGCGTGCATGTGCCGGCGGGGCTCACGACCCCGAAGGCGGTCGTGTTCGTCCTGCATGGCGGCGGGGGCGAAGGGCTCGATGTGGCGATCCTCGGCCGGCACCCGCTCTCGGTCTTCCGCACCGTGGCGGACCGTGAAGGATTCGTGGTGGTGTACCCCGGGGGCCTGCCCGCGAACGATGCCCAGCGCCTGCCGGGGTGGGTCGACTGCCGGGCCGACAACACGGTCGAGAGCAATGCCGACGACATCGGCTTCCTGGCGGCGCTCGTGGAACGGGTGCGCGGCGAGTACGGGCTGACCACATCACGCATGTTCATGAGCGGCGGATCGAACGGCGCCCAGATGACGCACGCGTTCGCGTTCCAGCGTGCCGATCTCGTGGGTGCCGTCGCCACCGGCGCCGGCAGTCTGCCCGTGACCCCGAAGCCGGGCCGCTGCACCTCCGGCCCCACGCGCCCCCTCCCCATCCTGCTGCTGCACGGGAGCGGTGACCCGCAGATGCCGTGGAATGGCGGCTGCGTGGCCGATATTGGCGGCGCCTGCAATCGGGGACGCGTGATCTCCGCGCTCGCCACGCGCGACCGCTGGCTCGCCATCAACGGGCTCGCCGCCGCCACGCCCACGACCGCCGTGATCGACTCAAGCACCGCCGACACCGGCCCCGCCAATCGGTTCGATTATGCCGGCGCGACCCCCGTGCAGTGGTGGCGCCTCGATGGGGCAGGGCACGCGGTACCCAGTCGTACCGTGTTCTCGGCCAGCAACCCGGCCACCGGCACGCAGAATCGGGATGTGGAGTTCGCCGAGGTGGTGTGGGCGTTCTTCAAGGCGCGGCTGCCGTAGGGTCCGCGCGCCTATCGTCGCAGGATCCCCCACGAGAACTCCCGCCCGAGGGTCGCGCTGGCGGTGATCCACACGAGCGCCGCCGGCTCCTGAAAACGCGCCCGGGCCAGCGGCCCGAGGCGCACCGGCTCGAAGCCGATGCTCGTCGCCAGCTCGGCCACCTGTGCGCACGCGTCCGCATCATCTCCGCTCATCCAGAGCACCGATCGGCCGTTGGCAAAGACGGGGTTCGCCATCACCTCCATGCCGATGGCGTTGAACGCCTTCACGACCCGTGCGCCCGGCACCCACCGCGCCACCTGCTCCGCGCCGGAGTCGGTGGTGCCGTGCGTGAGCACCATCCCTGGTCCGATGGGATTGGTGGCATCCACGAGGACCTTGCCCGTGAGATCGCCGGCGCCCTCGAGCGCCTCCTGCGCCCCAGCCCACGGCGTGGTGAGCACGACGACGTCCGCCGCCGCCGCCGCGTCGCTGATGGTGGCCACGGTGCCGATCCCGGCGTACTTGGGACTATCCGGCGTGCGCGCACCGTAGACGACGTGGTGACCGGCGCGCTGGAACTGCGTGCCGAGTGTGGTGCCCACGCGGCCGGCACCGATGATCGCGATCTTCATGAGTCCCTCGTGCTGGGTACGCGCCAGGCCCGCGAGTGTCCGACCGGGCGCCTCGATGGCTCGCCGCGCCGCGGTCGCTCCGGACCTCGGCTGCTGTCATGGCAAGCCTACGCCAATTGGATTTCCCGCGACAGTACGCACCTTTTCGACATAGACTTCCCGGCAGGTAAGTCGCGCGTCGGAGGACCAGCGCCGGCGTTCACGCGTGACCGCCACCCTCCCGGGATCCTTCGGGGAGGTATGCATGCCGGAAGTCCTCTGACGCACACCATGCGCTCCCCGCAGCTCGGCGAACTCGACGGGGCGGAGCTCATCACCCGTAGCGTGCACGCGGCTGTTCCGCCGCGCGAGGACTACGCCAGCACCATGCTCGGCCAATCGGCACTCCCGCCCATCAACGGGCTCCGGAGCTGGGACGCCGCGTATGGCACGGCACGCGATCCCGGCCGGCAGCCCACGCTCGATGGCCCCACGCTGCACGTGCGCCCACTCGCGGCGTCCGATTTCGAGGCGTGTGGCAGCGCGACCCATGGGGAACTCAAGGCGCTGATGCTGGCGCACGCCGACACGCAGGTGGATGTGGTGTGGTTCCACATCGGGCGCGACCATCACCGGTCATGCACGGCGGCCGAGAAGACCTGCGCGGTGCTCGATCACGAGGGGCAGCGGGACCAGCATCCGTACTGCTGGTCCCGCATCGATCGGCCACCCGCGTGACGCGAGCGTGCCGGTCACCTGTCCTTATGGACGTGTGACAGCGGACGTCGCGTCCGTGCCGAGGCCGCGCAGCCACGCCAGCGTGTCCACCCACAGTGCCAAGGCCTGCGGACGGAAGTAGCCCATGTGGCCGATGTTGCGGAGGCCGAGCTTGCGCGGATCGAGCGTGACCGCGTCGACCGGAGCATTCCGGTACTGGGCCATGAAGGCATCCCGTGAGGCGGGGGGTGCCCAGTGGTCGTCGAGGGCGTTCACCGCGCGAATGGGCATGCGGACCTCCGCGAACTGCTCGGCCAGTCCGGGGAGCTCCGGGTCCTCGAAGAAGTAGCGCGGCCACCGGCACCATCGGCGCCACTGGTGGAAGAGATCGCGTGGCAGATCTTCGCCGAGCCCCAGCCGACTCCACGCCAGATACCCGGTGGCGCTCACCAGCAATGGTCCCATCACGCGCCACAGGAACTGCACGCGCAGTCGCTCCAGTGGCGGCATCCAGCCGTGCCACCCTGCGCCGGTGGCGAACGTGACCACCCGCTGGATCCGCTCGTGCCCGGGCAGCAGCCCGATCGCGTGGCCGCCGAAGGAATGCCCCACCAACCAGAGTGGACCATCACCGCGCCCGTCGACATGGTCCAGCAGGGCCGCCAGATCGAGACGGGCCCAATCGAGGTAGTTCATGCGGAAGTCGCGCAGCGACGCGGGGCGCGAGGCGCCGACGCCACGATAGTCCAACATCCACACCGCGATCCCCTGCGCGGCGGCGAACCGGGCGAAGCGCGCGTAGAAGCGCTGCGGCACACCCGTCGCGCCGGCGACGATCAGACGCCCCTGTGCCGGCCCGGACGGGGCGACGTGGGTCACCCCGAGCGGATAGCCGTCGGCAGCGGGCACTACGAGTTCGGAGGCGATCAGGTCGGAGGCCATGGGGAGCGAGGTACGCCGAAGTCCGTCGAAGCGGCACGACGAGGAGGCGCGCAGCGCATTCGGCGCGCTGGCGCCGCGTTCGATCGCTGGTGCGGTGGGTCCGGTCAGTCGAACTGCCGCTCGCCGGATCCCATGAGGACGTAGACCACGGCCCCCCCCACCGAGATGGCCGCCGTGACGAGGAAGGGGGCCGTATAGGCACCGGTCTGCTCCACCAGCCATCCGGTGACATACACGCCGACGATTCCGGGGATCGTCCCCGCCGTGTTGCTGATCCCCCAGATCACGTCGGCGTAGCGCGGGGCGATGTCCAGGCCATTGGCACCGAACCCCGCCATGCAGCAGGCCAACGCCCCCGCGGCGCCGCACATGAGCACCGTGGCGATCGCCGCCGATGGAGCCAGCGGAATGAGCGACAGGAAGGTGGCACCGCCGAGCAAACCAAGGCACTGGAGGCGCCGGCGCACGCGAGTGGCGGACATCCCGGCGGTGAGCATGCGGTCGGCCCACGCCCCGGCCGCATTGGCCATCGCGAACGAGCAGAGCCAGGGTGCCGCCGACAGCAGTCCGGCGCTGGCCAGCGACACATCGAACGTGGACTTGAAGTACGACGGCAGCCACGCCAGCAGCACGTACAGCGACCAGTTGTGGCAGAAGTGATTGATGATGATGGCCCACACGGCCGGGGCGCGCAGGAGGCGCCCCCAGGGAACGGTACGGGGGGCCGCGTCGGCGGGGTCCGTCATGGCCGGGTCGCGCCCCTCGCGGACGAGCGGGTACCACCCCATGGCCCACAGAAAGCCGAGCGCGCCGAAGGCATAGAACGCCATGGGCCATCCGAAGTCCCGAATGATCCACCCGGTTACCGGGAGTGCAATGACCGTTCCCATGGCCACGCCGCTGCTGACGAGCGCCACGGCGCGGGTCCGATGCTCGAGGCGAACCCACCGCGCCAGCATGTTGAAGGAACCCGGAAACACCGCGGCCTCGCCGATGCCCAGGGCAATGCGCGCGGCCAGCAGCGCGGGGAGCGAGTAGCGCGCCGCCAGCGGGGTCAGCAGGGTGAAGAGCGACCACCAGAGCACCGCCGCTCCCAGCACGCGCCGTCCGCCGTACCGGTTGGTGAGCCAGCCGCTTCCGACCTGCAGCAGCAGGTAGCCGACGAAGAACGATGACAACACCAGCCCCTTCACCGACTCGGTCCATCCCAACTCCTGCTGCATGGGGATGGCCGCCACCGACAGGTTGCTGCGGTCGAGGTAGGAGATGAAGACCGCCGCGAAACAGAGCAGAACCACCGTCCGGGATACCGGCCAGCGAGTGGTGGGGGCGGCAGTCCTGTCCGTCATCTCGGGCGCAAGCGGCGCGGGGGGGATGGTGGTCGTCGGTTCATCCGACTCAGCACCGTGATCGAGTCCAGATCTGTCGGTAAGTGTACCGCACGAATCGCGATGGCGATACGCGGCGGTGTCCGCAGCCGATCGCCGGGCCGGCCATCACGAGGGTGCGCGCCGCCACCAGCAGCGGCAATGCGCTGTCGATCCGGCGCTCGAACCGGTGGGGATGCGCCGCCCGACCACACCGGCCTGTCGGGGAGCCGCCCAGGACTGGCGACCAGGGCGGCGGCGTGCCTCAGGGCCGTGGGTGGTCCACGGGAGAGTGGGGTGGGGGCGTTGGGGCTGTTGCCACGCGTGATGGACCGTCCATGGATGCTATCCCTCCACGCCAGGGGAGAGAAATGCCTCCACCTCCGCGAGGAACCGGTCCGGCAATTCGGCGAACGGCGCATGGCCGCAGGGGAGTGCCACAAACCTGGCCCCGGGAACCGTGCGCGCCGCGACGGCGCCGTCGCGCGCGGCCGGAATCGTTGGATCGCGCGTGCCGAAGAGCAGCAGCGTCGGGGTCGAGCATGCACGCGCCGCCTCGCGCAGGTCGCTCTCGGGGAGCACGAAGCGCCGCCAGAGGGCGCGGTTGAGCGCGCGGCGCGTGGGCGTCGACTGGATGGTGGCGGCCCGGTCCAGCATCGCCCGCACGGTAGGGGTACGACGATGCAGATACAGGCGCGCGAAGAGCGCCGGGGGTAACGACCAGCGACTCCCCTGCCACGCGCAGAAACGCCGCGTCAGCCACGTGTGCGGCGTGAACCCGCCAGGCGCCACGAGCACCAGCGCCTGCACCCGTTCGGGGGACGCGAGCGCGAGTCGCGCCGCGACGGTGCCACCGATGGAGTTGCCCACGAGAATCACGGACGAGAGCGCCAGCGCATCGAGGAACTCCCGGAGCACCTCCACCAGCCATGGGATGGAGACCGCCTCCACGTCTGCCGGCGCCATCGACTCCCCATACCCCGGCCAATCCAGCGCCATCACGCGGAACCGCGCGGCCAGCGTCGGGATCACCGCGTCATAGTCGCGGCGGTCGCCGGGGTTGGCGTGCAGCAGCACGAGCGGGGGGCCCGCCCCCTGCTCCACGTAGGCAAGGGGGCCGGTCGACAGGGCGACCGTGCGCATCGTCCGTTCCATGGGTCGGCATTTGGGGTGATCGTGGTGATCTGGAACAGGAACCGTACTGGCCGCCACGGCAAGTTGCACACCGAAGGGCGTGGACGTGTTGCGCCGAATCGCCGCCGTCGCCACTTGCTCCACTGCCCCTGCCAGCTTAAGCTCAAGATTCCGTTCCGTGCCGTCGTCCGTAGCTGCACCTCGGGCAACGATCCACGTAGAAGTCGGAGTACGAACTCCCCGTCGGCCGACCAGCCGTCGGGCCACCAACATCTGATGCCTACGATCAACCAGCTGGTCCGCCGCGCCCGAAAGGACGTGGTGGAGAAGTCCAAGGCGCCCGCGCTCAAGAGTAATCCGTTCAAGCGTGGCGTGTGCACCCGCGTCTACACCACGACGCCCAAGAAGCCCAACTCGGCGCTGCGCAAGGTTGCGCGTGTTCGTCTCACGAACCAGCTCGAAGTCACGGCCTACATCCCCGGCGAAGGCCACAACCTTCAGGAGCACTCCATCGTGCTCGTGCGCGGCGGTCGTGTGAAGGACCTCCCGGGTGTGCGTTACCACATCGTGCGTGGTACGCTCGACGCATCGGGCGTCAACGGCCGTAATCAGAGCCGTTCCAAGTACGGCACCAAGCGTCCCAAGAAGGGTGCGGCGGCTGCCGCCGCCGGAGGTAAGAAGAAGTGAGCCGTCGCAAGAGTGCCGTGAAGCGTACCGTGCTGCCTGATGCACGCTACGACAGCCAGACCGTCTCGAAGTTCATCAACAACTTGATGATCCAGGGCAAGAAGAGCACTGCCGAAGGCATCTTCTACTCGGCCATGGACATCGTCGAGGCGAAGACCAGCCAGCCGGGGGTCGGGGTGTTCAAGCAGGCGCTGAACAACCTCAAGCCGGTGGTCGAGGTGAAGAGCCGCCGCGTCGGTGGTGCCACCTACCAGGTGCCGGTCGAAGTCCGTCAGGACCGGCGGACTGCGCTCGCCATGCGCTGGCTCATCTCGTATTCGCGTGATCGCAACGAGAAGAGCATGCCCGAAAAGCTGGCTGCCGAAGTGCTGGCTGCCGCCCGCGGCGAAGGCAACGCGGTGAAGAAGAAGGAAGACACGCACCGTATGGCCGAAGCCAACAAGGCGTTTGCCCACTACCGCTGGTAAACGGTCGCGACACGCGACAACCAGCCGGCCGGTCGACCGGTCTGCACGCCCCGGATGCCAACGCATCCGGGGCGTTTGCGTTGGCGGATCGACCAAAGGGCCGTGTCACACCCACGGCACCGCCGTAACGCCCCTGACTCGCTTTCCGACGGCGTCCGTGTTTCAATCCCGGCACTCGTTACGGCGCGGGACGGATCGTTTCGGCCGCGGCCTGCGGCGTTGCGCGCACGACGTGCTCGCGTCACCTTTCTGAGAGTACGCGGCACGCCCTCGGGGTGCTCGCGAAAAGGCAAACCCGGCGAAAGTCGGGGACGCAAAGCTTCAGGGCTTCCATGCACTGCACGTGCATTGCCGGCTGGGCTACCGAACGACCATGAGGAGGCGCGCAGACGATGCGTAGAGCGTGGCGGCAGGTGATGAGTCGAGGCAGGCGGCGCATGGGAGTGTCTGCCACTGGCGGTGCCCTGCTGTTGCTCGCCTCCTGTCGGCCCGCCGCCGCGTCACTGGAACTCGCGCCCGGTGCAGGGGCAGCCTCGACCGCCAACGCGATTCTCGCCACTCCGCCGCGCTCGGATGATGCCAGCCGCGTTCGCCTGCTGCGCACTGCCAACCGGCTGCCCAAAGTGGCCTTTCCGCGCCTCCGTGCCGACTGTCTGACCCAGGGGGAAGAGTTCGGAGCGTGGACCGTGCGTTTCGATGGGTACGGCTGCGTGACCGTCACCGGCAACGGCGACCAGGGGGCGCTGGCCATGGGCCCCAAGGCCGCCGCCAAGGACTGGCATACGCACGCACCGCTGGTGCTCGGCCCTACTTACGCCAGGCATCTGCTGCTGCACGCGCGCGTGGAAACCATGGCGCAGCTGCGAGACGGCGCACCCAACCCCTGGGAAGTGGCCTGGGTGATCTGGCAGTACGAAGACGACACCCGCTTCTACTACTTCATCCCCAAGCCCAACGGGTGGGAACTTGGCAAGCGGGACCCATCGTACCCGGGGGGGCAGCGCTTCCTTGCCTCGGGCACGACCGAGCGGTTTCCCATTGGTAGGGTGCACGATGTGACCATCGTGCAGGACGACGACCGCATCGCCGTGTTCGTGGATGGACGGGAGATCGTGCGTACCCGCGACGTCGAGAAGCCCTATCGTCGGGGGCGCATCGGCATCTATGCCGAGGATGCCGCCATCAAGGTGCACGCGGTGCGGGCCCTCTAGCGCGGGGCGTGCCGACGGCGCCGCGCCGTTTTCCGTCGAGCGGTCTCGATCACACGCCACCCGGGCCTCGCCACGGGTGGCGTTGTGCATCCGGTACTCCGCTGGCACACCGGTGACCGGGGGCCCCGTCACGGCGTCTATCGCGAGAGTCACACCACCGGTAAGCTTCACTCCGCCAGCGGTTGCTCTCGGGGTCGCCAACAGGACGTGAGTGGTGCCCGAGGTCGGCCGACGCTTCCCTCACCCGTCACTGTGCTGCTCATCCTTCGTCATCCGCTGCGCCGCCTGTGGTCGCAGCCCTGGTGCGCGCTTTTCGTGCTGATGGTTGGCCTGCTGCTTCCCGCCGCCGCACGTGCTCAGGGGAACGAGCGGCATGCCAGTGCCATGAATGTGGCGTACGCGGCCAAGCAACGGGGCGACACCGCGGCGGCCCGCGAGTACTTCCGGCGCGCCATCGATGCCGACAGCGCTGCGCCATCCCCGTACATCGAGTTGGGCTATCTCGACCTTGCCGGGGGCAACAAGGCGTCGGCGGCACGCTGGTTCGCGCTGGGGGCAGGGCGCGCACCGCAGAACGCCGACGTGCGACGGCAGTTGGGCTACGTTCTGATCGACCTGCGCCGCACCGACGAGGCCATTGCCGCCCTGGAGAGCATCGCGACGACGCCGTCGGGCTTCGTGGACCGCGATCGGCTTGCCCTGGCGTACTTGTACGATGGCGCCGCGCGCAACCGTGATGCCATGACGGCGTTCCGGGCCGCCGCAGCCAGCCGCGACACCGGGGTGGCCAACCCCGCTCGCCGCGCGCTGCGCGTGAAGGGCAACGTGGGGACGGTACTCTTCTCCGAAGGCTACCTCGCTCCGTTCTACCAGTCGCGCTTCGAGAACACCATCGGCTTCGGCTTCATCAGACAGGGGATCGAGAGCGGAAGCGCCTGGGCGCCGGCGGCCTACACGTCGCTGCGTGTCACCCGCGATTCGCGGTCAAGTGGCGCGCAGTCGCGCGTCCTTTCCGACAACGCCGCCATTGCGGCCGGCGGTGTGCGTGTCCGCCCGTGGCATGGACCCGTGTGGCTGTACGCGGAAGCCGGCGGCGCCTACTCGTTGCTTCCCGACGACTCGGTGTCGTGGCGGCGGGACATTCGTACCGGTGCGTATCTCATCGCCCAGGACGACCGGCGGCTCATGCCGACGGCGCGGTGGACGCTGCTCACCGATGTCGTGGCCGACGTGAGCTGGTACGAGCGGTTTGATCGCAACGTCATCGGGTACGCGCAGCTCCGGGAAGGCATTCGCGTGGGCACCCCAGGTACGCTGGCCCTTGATCTGTTCGGGCGCGGGTGGTTGGGATACGACAGCCGCGGCGACTTCTTCAACCGCGCCGCAGAAATCGGGGGCGGTGTGGCAGTACGAGTCGGCCCGAACTTTGTGTTCTTCGGTGAAGGCATCCAGGGGCGCTTCCTGCCCGCGCCGCCCCGGGGCGTCGACCAACAGTATCAGGAGTGGCGCGTCACCGCCGTGTGGGGGTGGCGTGCGCTCAGGCCCGTGCGGGCGGAGGACCGGCCATGACGACACTCGAGATGGGCGTGGTCGCCATTGCCGCGCTGTACCTCATCTTTGCCATCGACGACCTGCTCTTCGACGTCACCTTTTGGCTTGGGGCGATCTTCGGCTGGTGGAAGCGCCCGGTCGTGACGCTGCGCGAGTTGCAGGAGGTGAGCGAGTGGCGCATCGCCATCGTCACGCCGGCGTGGAAGGAAGACGACGTGATTGCGCGCATGCTGCTCTACAACCTGCCGCGTCTCGATTACCAGCGATACGACTACTGGATCGGTACCTACCAGAACGATCCGGATACGCGGCGCGAGGTGGACAAGGTGCGCGCGGTGTATCCGAACGTACGCAAGGTGACCACCGACCACGACGGCCCCACCTCCAAGGCCGACTGCGTGAACACGGTGCTGCGGGCCATCGTGGAGCACGAGCAGCGCGCCGGGCTGCGCTACGACCTCATCGTCTTCCACGATGTCGAGGACCTCGTGCATCCCCTGGAGCTGCGGTTGCTGAACTGGTACTTCCGCGGCGACTCCGTGGACTTTGTGCAGTTGCCGGTCCTCAGTACGCCCCCGTTCTGGTACGACTTCGTGGCCGGCACGTACATCGACGAGTTCGCCGAGCAGTA
This genomic stretch from Gemmatimonas sp. harbors:
- a CDS encoding ACS family MFS transporter, whose translation is MTDRTAAPTTRWPVSRTVVLLCFAAVFISYLDRSNLSVAAIPMQQELGWTESVKGLVLSSFFVGYLLLQVGSGWLTNRYGGRRVLGAAVLWWSLFTLLTPLAARYSLPALLAARIALGIGEAAVFPGSFNMLARWVRLEHRTRAVALVSSGVAMGTVIALPVTGWIIRDFGWPMAFYAFGALGFLWAMGWYPLVREGRDPAMTDPADAAPRTVPWGRLLRAPAVWAIIINHFCHNWSLYVLLAWLPSYFKSTFDVSLASAGLLSAAPWLCSFAMANAAGAWADRMLTAGMSATRVRRRLQCLGLLGGATFLSLIPLAPSAAIATVLMCGAAGALACCMAGFGANGLDIAPRYADVIWGISNTAGTIPGIVGVYVTGWLVEQTGAYTAPFLVTAAISVGGAVVYVLMGSGERQFD
- the rpsG gene encoding 30S ribosomal protein S7, giving the protein MSRRKSAVKRTVLPDARYDSQTVSKFINNLMIQGKKSTAEGIFYSAMDIVEAKTSQPGVGVFKQALNNLKPVVEVKSRRVGGATYQVPVEVRQDRRTALAMRWLISYSRDRNEKSMPEKLAAEVLAAARGEGNAVKKKEDTHRMAEANKAFAHYRW
- a CDS encoding alpha/beta fold hydrolase, translating into MASDLIASELVVPAADGYPLGVTHVAPSGPAQGRLIVAGATGVPQRFYARFARFAAAQGIAVWMLDYRGVGASRPASLRDFRMNYLDWARLDLAALLDHVDGRGDGPLWLVGHSFGGHAIGLLPGHERIQRVVTFATGAGWHGWMPPLERLRVQFLWRVMGPLLVSATGYLAWSRLGLGEDLPRDLFHQWRRWCRWPRYFFEDPELPGLAEQFAEVRMPIRAVNALDDHWAPPASRDAFMAQYRNAPVDAVTLDPRKLGLRNIGHMGYFRPQALALWVDTLAWLRGLGTDATSAVTRP
- a CDS encoding PHB depolymerase family esterase, which produces MRPILAALLLGTILSACSSAATEPDATRPTPSTPPYPVGQMTDQTLVVGGVTRQYRVHVPAGLTTPKAVVFVLHGGGGEGLDVAILGRHPLSVFRTVADREGFVVVYPGGLPANDAQRLPGWVDCRADNTVESNADDIGFLAALVERVRGEYGLTTSRMFMSGGSNGAQMTHAFAFQRADLVGAVATGAGSLPVTPKPGRCTSGPTRPLPILLLHGSGDPQMPWNGGCVADIGGACNRGRVISALATRDRWLAINGLAAATPTTAVIDSSTADTGPANRFDYAGATPVQWWRLDGAGHAVPSRTVFSASNPATGTQNRDVEFAEVVWAFFKARLP
- a CDS encoding winged helix-turn-helix transcriptional regulator, translating into MRSPQLGELDGAELITRSVHAAVPPREDYASTMLGQSALPPINGLRSWDAAYGTARDPGRQPTLDGPTLHVRPLAASDFEACGSATHGELKALMLAHADTQVDVVWFHIGRDHHRSCTAAEKTCAVLDHEGQRDQHPYCWSRIDRPPA
- a CDS encoding sterol desaturase family protein, with product MDGLVAYFTTIPSSHRSLILAGGIAFFWLWELAAPLDRRPYAKGRHALVNIFFTGTTIVVNFALAFLLLRTSAWAEAAGVGLLPWLAALPLAMQALIGLLVLDLVGAWLPHFVEHKTPLLWRLHLVHHSDRHVDTTTANRHHPGESVVRFVFTLVAVAITGAPMWLVFLYQSLSVVLSQFNHANIALPAALDRALSWVVVSPDMHKVHHHYVLPHTDSNYGNVFAVWDRLFGTFMTIDRSRLVYGIDTHFDEREHTTARALLTMPLRKGTRRLEALPSRVSRGIP
- the rpsL gene encoding 30S ribosomal protein S12, whose protein sequence is MPTINQLVRRARKDVVEKSKAPALKSNPFKRGVCTRVYTTTPKKPNSALRKVARVRLTNQLEVTAYIPGEGHNLQEHSIVLVRGGRVKDLPGVRYHIVRGTLDASGVNGRNQSRSKYGTKRPKKGAAAAAAGGKKK
- a CDS encoding NAD(P)-binding domain-containing protein, translated to MEAPGRTLAGLARTQHEGLMKIAIIGAGRVGTTLGTQFQRAGHHVVYGARTPDSPKYAGIGTVATISDAAAAADVVVLTTPWAGAQEALEGAGDLTGKVLVDATNPIGPGMVLTHGTTDSGAEQVARWVPGARVVKAFNAIGMEVMANPVFANGRSVLWMSGDDADACAQVAELATSIGFEPVRLGPLARARFQEPAALVWITASATLGREFSWGILRR
- a CDS encoding alpha/beta fold hydrolase codes for the protein MERTMRTVALSTGPLAYVEQGAGPPLVLLHANPGDRRDYDAVIPTLAARFRVMALDWPGYGESMAPADVEAVSIPWLVEVLREFLDALALSSVILVGNSIGGTVAARLALASPERVQALVLVAPGGFTPHTWLTRRFCAWQGSRWSLPPALFARLYLHRRTPTVRAMLDRAATIQSTPTRRALNRALWRRFVLPESDLREAARACSTPTLLLFGTRDPTIPAARDGAVAARTVPGARFVALPCGHAPFAELPDRFLAEVEAFLSPGVEG